A section of the Streptomyces sp. NBC_01591 genome encodes:
- a CDS encoding MFS transporter — translation MARSATVRVLRDRTAGLFLAAVVVSGFGTSAMWLAAGVWVKSLTGSDSLAALAVFAMWLPVLVGPALGTIADRIPGKKLLVGSNLVMAGLLTSLTTVDSAGRIWLLFAVLVLYGASFVLMDAAESALVAGAVDTRLLGDFNGLRMMAGEGMKLLAPLAGAGLYARFGGGAVALLDAASFALAAGVCALLPAREPAAAAPVGRRGELTAGVRQVWGSPVLRPLVLAGSVTMLCAGLNGAAVYAVVDDGLGHSPTYAGVLYAVQGAGSVVVGLLAGPLLRRLPERVFTAAGIALFAVAVGARALPYDAVALVASAAVGIGLPCVLIAAMTAVQRETPESVLGRTAATANTLMMVPNAVALALGAGLIALVDIRVLLPLVGAAALLTATLLVTGRRGRLTDAPAGPAPSSAEA, via the coding sequence GTGGCGAGGTCGGCGACGGTGCGGGTGCTGCGGGACCGTACGGCGGGGCTGTTCCTGGCGGCGGTCGTCGTCTCGGGTTTCGGGACGTCCGCGATGTGGCTCGCGGCCGGGGTCTGGGTCAAGTCCCTGACCGGGTCGGACAGTCTGGCGGCGCTCGCCGTGTTCGCCATGTGGCTGCCGGTGCTGGTCGGGCCGGCGCTCGGGACGATCGCCGACCGGATCCCGGGAAAGAAGCTTCTCGTCGGGTCGAATCTCGTCATGGCGGGGCTGCTCACCTCGCTGACGACGGTCGATTCGGCGGGCCGGATCTGGCTCCTCTTCGCCGTGCTCGTCCTGTACGGAGCGAGTTTCGTGCTGATGGACGCGGCCGAGTCCGCGCTGGTCGCCGGGGCCGTCGACACCCGGCTGCTGGGTGATTTCAACGGGCTGCGGATGATGGCGGGCGAGGGCATGAAGCTGCTGGCACCGCTGGCCGGCGCCGGGCTGTACGCGCGGTTCGGGGGCGGGGCCGTCGCGCTGCTGGACGCGGCGTCGTTCGCACTGGCGGCCGGGGTCTGCGCGCTGCTGCCGGCCCGGGAGCCGGCAGCAGCCGCTCCGGTGGGCCGGCGGGGCGAACTCACCGCGGGCGTACGGCAGGTGTGGGGTTCGCCGGTGCTGCGGCCGCTCGTGCTGGCGGGCTCGGTGACGATGCTGTGCGCGGGGCTCAACGGGGCCGCGGTCTACGCCGTCGTCGACGACGGTCTGGGGCACTCCCCCACGTACGCGGGTGTGCTGTACGCGGTGCAGGGCGCCGGGTCCGTCGTGGTCGGGCTGCTGGCCGGTCCGCTGCTGCGGCGGCTTCCGGAGCGGGTGTTCACGGCGGCCGGGATCGCGCTGTTCGCGGTGGCGGTGGGGGCGCGGGCGCTGCCGTACGACGCGGTGGCGCTGGTGGCGAGCGCGGCCGTCGGGATCGGGCTGCCGTGTGTGCTGATCGCCGCGATGACGGCGGTGCAGCGGGAGACTCCGGAATCGGTGCTGGGCCGCACCGCCGCGACCGCCAACACGCTGATGATGGTGCCGAACGCGGTGGCGCTGGCACTCGGCGCGGGCCTGATCGCGCTGGTGGACATCCGGGTGCTGCTGCCGCTGGTCGGTGCGGCGGCGCTGCTGACCGCGACCCTGTTGGTGACGGGCCGGCGGGGGAGGCTGACGGACGCCCCCGCCGGCCCGGCTCCTTCATCGGCGGAGGCGTGA